In Colletotrichum higginsianum IMI 349063 chromosome 1, whole genome shotgun sequence, the DNA window TCCAACGAcgtcaacctcctcctcttccgctgTCAGTTGGTCAGGAGCCTCAGCGGAAGACACCACCTAAGTGGGCCTAAGGCTGCTGATTCACACAGCGCTCTGCCACAAACCGCTGGAGTTGTAGCTGTCAGAAAGCTCCGACCCTGTTAGTATCCCGGGGCGGACCCACTATATGGCCGTCAGACCAATCAATGCCCTCGAAGACAAAGCTAGGTGGGTGTTGTTGACAGGCGCGTTTGGACGTGACGAGCACTCGCTGGAAATTTTGAAGCAGCTCTGTACTGCCTAATTCTCGCCCTCCAGTTTCTTTTTATTTACACGACGTCAACATTAGCTTGCAACGCCGGCAAGCGCATTCGACGCTCCTCGGTCTCCATTCGCATCACCAAAATACTACTGCTTCCTACCGGCGACTTTTGCAAACTGCTAATCTTATGAGGCGATCCTGAGTTAGGCATGCGATGAGCGCAACTCCGAGACAGCGGACTGGTGGTTTCCCACAAACGCCGGCGACCGCAGCACCGGGCAGATCACGACGACAAGACCCCGACCCAAACTCCTCCGTGTCCTCCCAGAAGAGCAGCCGATCATCTGCTCTCCCTCTAGCCCCCGAAAATGCCTCCCGCGGCGGCCCCGCAACTGAGCCAGTCATCCCTCTGACAATCCTAGACGCACCCCAGCAACGCTTCTACGCCTTTGCGATATACGTTGGTCTGTTTGCTTGGAGGTTCTACGACTGGATCAAGCTGGTGGAGGATAACGACACATCAGCTTGGCTGTTCCTCAAATGGGTCTTCATTGACTTTGGTTTCTTGTTCGGCCTCCCGGAACTGAGGATACCATGGCTGGAGATGTCACAACCCGTCGTTACGGCCATTTTCCTCTTCCACGCTTTCTTCAATTTCATGTTGATGTTCAACATTCCGGTACGTGGGAGAAAAGGGGATTCCCGGAGCTTGGATCCAGGCAACACTAACAGACGAGCAGCTTCCACTGCAGCCATGGCTCATTGGCTTCTTTAAGGTCTTTTACGACCGCGAGGTAGCCGTTTCGGAGCACACAGTCAAGGTCTCGAGTATTCTGCATAATCATTCCTTGATCATGGGAAGACAGATCATCAATATTCTGCCGGAAGGGTAGGTCTCTTCGCCGATACCCAACCAAACAGCCCTCATCGCTAATATCCTGTTTAGCTCCGCGGTTCTCAATTTTGAGCAAATCCCATTTTGTATCGGCGAAGGCCGCGAGACTGCCCGGCTGCCTATCCAGTTCAACTCAACGGTGCCCGCCGAAATGGAACTCACTCGCATCGATCTCGAGACCAACCAAGAGGAAACCATCAAGCTGTCTAGTCGCGACGTTCGGAAAATTGCGAAACAGATCAAGGATCAAACGGCAGAATCCAACCCGCTAGCCCACATCATCGAATATCCAGTCAAGAAGACCGGTGTTTACCGTCTCGGTAGGGTTCTGGACGAATACAAGCTTGAAGTTCAGCGCGCGACCCGGGACACATACGTTGTTCCATGCCCTAAGGCCAAGTTTCGTACTCCTGACAACCAGGGCCGCTGCATCAGAGACTTGTCCGATTTGCTTGTCGACGTCACCGGAACACCGCCCCTGAAGATTGTCTACAGTCGAACGGTCAACGACAAGGACAAGAGTTTCCACTTCCAGAGCCTGCAGCCAGAGGATCACACGTCGCCCTTGCTgggctcgccgtcttcgtctttgactcatgccggcgacgaggacacGTCGTGGGTCAGGCCTCAAACCGTGGCGGTACGTCTGAACGAGACACTGGACGAACCAGGTCGATGGCAGTACGCCGTAGATGAGGTTACGGACGGGTTTGGTAATGTTCGCAAGTACGCTCCTTCTGCGGAAGAGACCGAGGCGCGTGCCCGGCCTAAGGATCTGGCTCGCACCTTTTTGGTAAAGGAGCGACCCAAGGTCAAGCTACATGGCTGCGATCTCCGCAAACCACTCAAGGTTGCTAAAAAGGACAAGGCGCGCCTGCCTGTGCACTTCTCAATCGATGGCAAAACCGCAGATGCCTCTCATACGGTCACGTGGGACTTCTCGCCTATCGACTCGTTGACCAACAGCGGCGACCACGGTGATAAGGTTTCTGTGGCTTCCTTCTCCGCTGTCAACTCTCGCGATCAGCCTCTGGTTTCGGAGCCTGGGCTGTATACGCTGAAATCAGTCTCGAGTGGCTCGTGCGAAGGAGAAGTTCAGGAGCCATCGTCATGTCTTCTGCTCAATCCACTGGAGCCGCAGTTATCGATTCGCTCCGAAGAGATACCCGACAAGTGTGCAGGCAACTCTGTGGGACTCCGGGTGGACTTGGACCTGATTGGAACACCGCCATTTGTGGTCCGGTATGATGTCGTTGACGAACAACTCAAGACTAGACACGAATCAGTCAAGGTCGAAGGCCTGAGACAACAAGTCGAACTCAGACCCACAGCTGCCGGACATCATAAGTACATCTTCAAattcgtcgacgacgctaTTTACAAAAATCGGCCTTTGAGCCCTGACATGACCTTGGAGACGGACGTCAAGCCGGCCGCTTCAGCGGTCATTCATCATCCTACGGGACTCAAAAGTGCCTGTCTGGAAGAACCAGTCGAGGTTGAGATACACCTTCGTGGTGATGCTCCCTTTTCGCTCGAATGGGAGCTCGTACACGACGGCAAGCGCAAGTCTGAGCGCGCCACCGGTATTGCGGGCCCGAAATTCAAGATCAAAACCAAGCCTCTCGCAAAGGGAGGAGAGTACACGCTTGCTCTGAACAGCGTCCAAGACAAATCAGGTTGTCGCACCTTCCTGAAGGATGAGCTGAAAATCTCTGTCAGGCGCCAGAGACCCCGTGCGGCATTTGGCCTGGTAGAGAACAAGCGGAGCATCAAAACGATCGAAAATGCCGAGGTCAAGTTGCCGTTGCGTCTTCAAGGTGACAAGCCTTGGACCGTTTCTTACCGCAATATCGATGAAGGCGATGCCGTTCGCACAGAGAAATTGAGaaacgacaacgacatcCTTACTGTCGAGGCACGAGGCACGTACGAGATTATCGACGTCCAAGATAGAGAATGTCCCGGAATCGTGGACCCCCAGGCATCCAGATTCGAGGTTGATTGGTATCCTCGACCGCAAATTTCCCTGATACAGACCGACACGGTCACCTCAGACGGTAACAAATTCTCGAAGCGCGATGTTTGCGAAGGAGATATTGATACATTTGAAGTCTCTCTCAAGGGTAAGCTTAATCTATACCTGATTGGAACTCGCATTGCTGACTTAGACAGGCTCTGCTCCTTTCCATGTTGATTACAAGGTTGAGCACCACCCCTTTGATGGGTCTTCCAAGGGCCAGGCCTCTAGCAAAAAAGACCTCGATACCTCTCTCAACAAAGCGTCCATCCCCATGGACACTTCGAAGCCTGGTCGATACATTTATCAGTTCTCTGAACTAGCAGACAATCTCTATGACGGCAAAACAAACTCTCACTCCTTGACAGTGGCTCAGCGTGTTAATGCCAAGCCGTCCGCTGCCTTCATCAAGCCTGGGCAGTCTTTCAAGTACTGCAAGACGGAGCAGGACAAGGAAGACACGATTCCTATCACACTCAACGGTGTCGCTCCATTCCACGTTGAAATTGAGATCAAGCATCATAGCGGCACCATCCCCGAGACGTATCGGATCCCGTCAATCCAGACTAACTCGTACGGCATCCATATCCCAAGGCAGTATCTGCGACTGGGGATCCAGCATGTTCGCATCCGCGAAGTCAGAGATGCCCGTGGGTGCCAAAAGAAGTACGAAATCGGCGCGCCGTCCGTACAAGTCCATCTTCACGATGCCCCTGCCATATATCCTCTTGAGAGCCGTGGAGACTACTGCGTCGGCGAGCGTATTGCATACACACTTTCTGGCACGCCTCCGTTTGAGATCTGGTATGATTTCCAGGGTCAGCAACGCAAGGCCAAATCTGGCACCACCAACTTCCGCCGAATCGCCGAGTCTCCTGGCGAATTCACCATCACATCCATCTCTGACAAGGCCTCGGAGTGCCGCGCCTCCGTCGACATCACCAAGACCATCCACCCTCTTCCCGCTGTCAAGATCAGCAGGGGACGACAGACTCGCGTGGACATCCACGAAGGCAACGAAGTGGAGATACTCTTTGAGTTCTGGGGCACCCCGCCATTCGAGTTCACCTACACACGCAGCTCCAACGCTCGCAAGGGCCAGAAGAGCGTGGTGCTGGAGACGCGACACGACGTCTCGTATGAGAGCAGCAAGATCATTCGCGCGAGCCAAGAAGGCACGTATGAGGTGGTCGCCATCAAGGACAAGTTCTGCGCCTTCTCCACGCAGCAGGTTGCCGGCACTGGCAAGGACCAGAAGCTGCTGCAGTATTAGAATGAACAGAACGAACGCGCGCTCGGGGCTAGGTTGGGTGGGGGGATTGACTTTTGTTTTTTAGCAGATGCACCAAACCAAGGCTTGCTGCATGACGACGGAAAGGAAATGCTTGTTTATACGTCTGTTGGTGTGCATACATTGGCATCTATATCATGGCACGGCGTTTTATTCAGGGGAAATCAATGTTGAATAGGGCTTAAATCAGTATGACCAAAGACAGTTTCATTCTGTAGATCAGTTCCCTTCCGGTAATGTACATGAGATGATGGTAGAACGATTGAAACTTTGTGATTTGCAGTGTGAATTCGAGATCACACCGCTTTGCTGGTCTGGACCTTTCCCAACCCGCTATGATGAACAAATTACCACAACCACGCACGTCTGTCTGCACGTTTGTAGCCGACCCGACTgtcctctttttttttctcatTCGGTGAGCTCGATCCTCTTGAACAAGTCACCGCCAATCCTGGCAATCTCCAAAAGGACCGCCGGCTTGTTCacctcgacgatgtcgccctcgtcgtcgccggcatcttTGACCTGTCGGAAATTGTAGGGCAGACCCACACGGAACACCTGCCTGCTGCGCAACTTGGGCTGCCAGATGGCaccgatgacgacgtcgtccggcgCGCcatggaagaagaggagggtaTCCTCGTACGcagcctcgagctcgcgcAGCAGCACCGTCGCCGGGTGCCTGCCGAGGGGGAGAGGCACCTTACCGGTGCGCTCATCTAGGTTCTTGAAGAGCGAGTGCCGCGTGCCGGCCTCGGAAGCGGCGTCACGGGCGACGCGCTTCAGGGCGGAGGACGACAGATGGAGCAGCACATCGTAGTCGACGAGTGAGGGGCGGAAGAGCTCGGCCGTGTCGAGGGCAATCCCTT includes these proteins:
- a CDS encoding Nucleoporin pom152, with the protein product MSATPRQRTGGFPQTPATAAPGRSRRQDPDPNSSVSSQKSSRSSALPLAPENASRGGPATEPVIPLTILDAPQQRFYAFAIYVGLFAWRFYDWIKLVEDNDTSAWLFLKWVFIDFGFLFGLPELRIPWLEMSQPVVTAIFLFHAFFNFMLMFNIPLPLQPWLIGFFKVFYDREVAVSEHTVKVSSILHNHSLIMGRQIINILPEGSAVLNFEQIPFCIGEGRETARLPIQFNSTVPAEMELTRIDLETNQEETIKLSSRDVRKIAKQIKDQTAESNPLAHIIEYPVKKTGVYRLGRVLDEYKLEVQRATRDTYVVPCPKAKFRTPDNQGRCIRDLSDLLVDVTGTPPLKIVYSRTVNDKDKSFHFQSLQPEDHTSPLLGSPSSSLTHAGDEDTSWVRPQTVAVRLNETLDEPGRWQYAVDEVTDGFGNVRKYAPSAEETEARARPKDLARTFLVKERPKVKLHGCDLRKPLKVAKKDKARLPVHFSIDGKTADASHTVTWDFSPIDSLTNSGDHGDKVSVASFSAVNSRDQPLVSEPGLYTLKSVSSGSCEGEVQEPSSCLLLNPLEPQLSIRSEEIPDKCAGNSVGLRVDLDLIGTPPFVVRYDVVDEQLKTRHESVKVEGLRQQVELRPTAAGHHKYIFKFVDDAIYKNRPLSPDMTLETDVKPAASAVIHHPTGLKSACLEEPVEVEIHLRGDAPFSLEWELVHDGKRKSERATGIAGPKFKIKTKPLAKGGEYTLALNSVQDKSGCRTFLKDELKISVRRQRPRAAFGLVENKRSIKTIENAEVKLPLRLQGDKPWTVSYRNIDEGDAVRTEKLRNDNDILTVEARGTYEIIDVQDRECPGIVDPQASRFEVDWYPRPQISLIQTDTVTSDGNKFSKRDVCEGDIDTFEVSLKGSAPFHVDYKVEHHPFDGSSKGQASSKKDLDTSLNKASIPMDTSKPGRYIYQFSELADNLYDGKTNSHSLTVAQRVNAKPSAAFIKPGQSFKYCKTEQDKEDTIPITLNGVAPFHVEIEIKHHSGTIPETYRIPSIQTNSYGIHIPRQYLRLGIQHVRIREVRDARGCQKKYEIGAPSVQVHLHDAPAIYPLESRGDYCVGERIAYTLSGTPPFEIWYDFQGQQRKAKSGTTNFRRIAESPGEFTITSISDKASECRASVDITKTIHPLPAVKISRGRQTRVDIHEGNEVEILFEFWGTPPFEFTYTRSSNARKGQKSVVLETRHDVSYESSKIIRASQEGTYEVVAIKDKFCAFSTQQVAGTGKDQKLLQY